The nucleotide window GTCAAGGCGGAAAAAGAGACACCCAGGACTACTATTGACAAAATTGACATGGACGGATCAATCAGCTGGAAATTCGGTCCGTACGTTAATCCCTATTTCGGAGCAGGTATTCTTACACAGTTCAGCACCGGCTATGATTACAAAGTATCTCCTGCAGTGCCCCAGTCAAGATTTTGGGATCCTGCTTATATAACCCAGAGCATGGGTGCAAAAGTAAAGATTAAAAATATTATTGATCATAAGCTGGGTATAGGTTTAAAGCAGACTTATACGACTGAATTTAATAAATATACAGATAATCCTGAAACCGGTGACATAGAAAGATACAAATTTGAAACAGGGATTCAGTCAACAACAAAAATTAATGCCAAGTTTGCAGAGCGGGTAAAAGTACTGAGTAAACTGGAAATGTTCTCGTCTTTTGAAAATATAGATATTATTGACCTGAGATGGGACACACTTGTAACTGCGCCCCTTACAAAGTACATAGTTTTAACATTAAATGTACAGGTTAATTATGACAAGGATGTAATGGACAAAACTCAGATTAAAGAACTGGCAGGTCTGGGTATAAGCTATAATTTGTTTGATTAAAAAATAATCAGGGGAACGGGGATTATTTTTCTTGCATTTATAAATAATATATATATATTATTATATGCAACGAAGCGCTGACTTCTTATGATCTTATAATCCCCAAAAATGCCAAGGAGGTTGATATGGGTACAGGCAGGGGTACAGTAAACAAAGTAATCCTAATCGGTAGATTAGGAGGAGATCCTGAATTGGCTTATACGCCGTCAGGAAGGGCATATGTCAAATTTACTCTGGCTACAAGTGCAAGATGGAAGGATCAGGAAGGCAACCAGAAGGAACGTACAGACTGGCACAGAATTAAAGCATGGGGTAAATTAGCTGAGATTATGGGTGAGTACCTTAAAAAAGGAAGCCTTGTATTTCTTGAAGGCAGGATTGAAACAAGAAGCTATGAAGATTCCAATGGAGTGAAAAAGTGGATTACTGAGATTGTGGCCAATGATATGGAGATGCTGGGATCAAAAGGCGGCAGTTCAGAGCAGCAGGCAGCTCCGACTGAATTTGATTCATCCGGGCCAAAGGAAGAAGATGATTTGCCTTTTTAGCTATTGGCTGAAAAATCAGGGTCAAATCATTTAATTTAATCCGCGGCATGTCCGCGGATTTTTTTTGGAGGCAATGAAATGCTATCACAGCAAGATGCTGATGCATTGATCAGGCAGGCAGAGAGTATTTCAAAACAGGCATATGCACCCTATTCCGGGTTTAAAGTCGGTGCAGCACTTTTAACAAAAACCGGAAATTTATTCACAGGCTGTAATGTTGAAAATGCTTCGTACAGTCTTACAATCTGTGCTGAAAGGAACGCTGTATTCAGTGCGGTC belongs to bacterium and includes:
- a CDS encoding DUF3078 domain-containing protein, coding for MNRIRVIFIYVIVVSLSLNLFAEEDKKQESKKKDVWKKKFNTGVSLTQSAYSNWAKGGENSIAWTIRFDGEIGKICKNLEWDVTSLLTFGQVKAEKETPRTTIDKIDMDGSISWKFGPYVNPYFGAGILTQFSTGYDYKVSPAVPQSRFWDPAYITQSMGAKVKIKNIIDHKLGIGLKQTYTTEFNKYTDNPETGDIERYKFETGIQSTTKINAKFAERVKVLSKLEMFSSFENIDIIDLRWDTLVTAPLTKYIVLTLNVQVNYDKDVMDKTQIKELAGLGISYNLFD
- a CDS encoding single-stranded DNA-binding protein, which codes for MGTGRGTVNKVILIGRLGGDPELAYTPSGRAYVKFTLATSARWKDQEGNQKERTDWHRIKAWGKLAEIMGEYLKKGSLVFLEGRIETRSYEDSNGVKKWITEIVANDMEMLGSKGGSSEQQAAPTEFDSSGPKEEDDLPF